One genomic window of Quercus lobata isolate SW786 chromosome 9, ValleyOak3.0 Primary Assembly, whole genome shotgun sequence includes the following:
- the LOC115959621 gene encoding putative F-box protein PP2-B12 isoform X1 — MEKENERNGLPCVADISVLPEGCISDIVSLTTPKDACTACAVSPIFRAAAESNAVWERFLPSDYQAIISQSSSSLDSLNFSSKKHLYLSLSDNPILIDDNRKQCFFLDKLSGKKCYLLSARDLCIIWGDTPQYWRWVSQSESRFSEVAELNYVWWFDIRGKISTSMLSRKTNYAAYLVFKLRRRASGFNPPPKASVGTTGGVEDYKQTVRLGLPARERRQQHQIVPSLPQQHNSHPKQRKDGWLEIKLGEFFNEGGEDDQLQIRLMEVEAGIVKSGLIVEGIEIRPTKG, encoded by the exons atggaaaaagaaaatgaaagaaatggtCTACCCTGCGTTGCAGACATATCAGTATTACCAGAGGGATGCATATCGGACATAGTTTCACTGACAACTCCTAAGGATGCGTGCACCGCATGTGCGGTTTCTCCTATATTCCGTGCGGCTGCCGAGTCCAACGCTGTCTGGGAGAGGTTCTTGCCGTCCGATTATCAAGCCATCATTTctcaatcatcatcatcattggaTTCCTTGAATTTCTCTTCAAAGAAACATCTCTACCTCAGTCTCTCCGATAACCCCATCTTAATCGATGACAATAGAAAG CAGTGCTTTTTCTTGGACAAATTGAGTGGTAAGAAATGTTACCTCCTTTCTGCAAGGGACTTGTGCATTATATGGGGTGACACTCCTCAGTATTGGAGATGGGTTTCTCAATCTGAATCCAG GTTCTCGGAGGTAGCTGAACTTAATTATGTGTGGTGGTTTGACATCCGTGGCAAGATAAGCACTTCCATGCTGTCTCGAAAAACAAACTATGCTGCTTACCTTGTGTTCAAGTTGAGGAGGAGAGCCTCTGGATTCAACCCTCCTCCAAAGGCTTCAGTTGGTACTACTGGAGGAGTTGAAGATTACAAACAAACTGTTCGTTTGGGCCTGCCTGCCAGGGAGCGAAGGCAGCAACACCAGATTGTACCGTCGCTGCCACAGCAGCACAATTCGCATCcaaagcaaagaaaagatgGATGGTTAGAAATTAAGTTGGGTGAGTTTTTCAATGAGGGAGGAGAAGATGATCAACTGCAGATTAGACTTATGGAGGTAGAAGCTGGTATCGTGAAGTCTGGCCTTATTGTTGAAGGGATCGAGATCAGGCCAACAAAGGGTTGa
- the LOC115959621 gene encoding putative F-box protein PP2-B12 isoform X2 encodes MEKENERNGLPCVADISVLPEGCISDIVSLTTPKDACTACAVSPIFRAAAESNAVWERFLPSDYQAIISQSSSSLDSLNFSSKKHLYLSLSDNPILIDDNRKCFFLDKLSGKKCYLLSARDLCIIWGDTPQYWRWVSQSESRFSEVAELNYVWWFDIRGKISTSMLSRKTNYAAYLVFKLRRRASGFNPPPKASVGTTGGVEDYKQTVRLGLPARERRQQHQIVPSLPQQHNSHPKQRKDGWLEIKLGEFFNEGGEDDQLQIRLMEVEAGIVKSGLIVEGIEIRPTKG; translated from the exons atggaaaaagaaaatgaaagaaatggtCTACCCTGCGTTGCAGACATATCAGTATTACCAGAGGGATGCATATCGGACATAGTTTCACTGACAACTCCTAAGGATGCGTGCACCGCATGTGCGGTTTCTCCTATATTCCGTGCGGCTGCCGAGTCCAACGCTGTCTGGGAGAGGTTCTTGCCGTCCGATTATCAAGCCATCATTTctcaatcatcatcatcattggaTTCCTTGAATTTCTCTTCAAAGAAACATCTCTACCTCAGTCTCTCCGATAACCCCATCTTAATCGATGACAATAGAAAG TGCTTTTTCTTGGACAAATTGAGTGGTAAGAAATGTTACCTCCTTTCTGCAAGGGACTTGTGCATTATATGGGGTGACACTCCTCAGTATTGGAGATGGGTTTCTCAATCTGAATCCAG GTTCTCGGAGGTAGCTGAACTTAATTATGTGTGGTGGTTTGACATCCGTGGCAAGATAAGCACTTCCATGCTGTCTCGAAAAACAAACTATGCTGCTTACCTTGTGTTCAAGTTGAGGAGGAGAGCCTCTGGATTCAACCCTCCTCCAAAGGCTTCAGTTGGTACTACTGGAGGAGTTGAAGATTACAAACAAACTGTTCGTTTGGGCCTGCCTGCCAGGGAGCGAAGGCAGCAACACCAGATTGTACCGTCGCTGCCACAGCAGCACAATTCGCATCcaaagcaaagaaaagatgGATGGTTAGAAATTAAGTTGGGTGAGTTTTTCAATGAGGGAGGAGAAGATGATCAACTGCAGATTAGACTTATGGAGGTAGAAGCTGGTATCGTGAAGTCTGGCCTTATTGTTGAAGGGATCGAGATCAGGCCAACAAAGGGTTGa